From a region of the Vaginimicrobium propionicum genome:
- a CDS encoding ATP-binding protein, producing the protein MSDVQLKCPACGAPINFDVPSGKMKCHFCGATFSVEEVNQFNGISAANQELNAAYQAQKANEASAIPGTQPTAGAAGGDGQESVSPGADQAGWVEPPPTYLDEATGEQMAQFECNSCGGEIIGSADMVSAKCPWCNNNFVSTRQLTSTRVPDRMIPFGMTKEQAVAAFKKQASSLKLIPKAFTSVSVDDVQGVYIPYWLYDASVSGSANFTCENTQTWQDSDYTYTKHDVYEVFRSAEVAFLDVPVSGTTKVTENLTEAIEPFDYSTSVPFSPAYLTGFMTNKYDVKAEEANPRALERIRQSTKNVLSDSVSEYDSVKMTGSSIQPTFGDLEYVFLPVWLLNVTFQNKNYNYAMNGQTGKFVGTFPVSMVKYWVGLLSIAITMAIILGFILILFVMPWWFS; encoded by the coding sequence GTGAGCGATGTGCAGTTGAAGTGTCCAGCTTGCGGCGCGCCCATTAATTTTGATGTCCCCAGCGGAAAAATGAAATGCCACTTTTGTGGTGCCACTTTTTCTGTTGAAGAAGTCAATCAGTTTAACGGTATTTCCGCAGCGAATCAGGAGTTGAATGCCGCCTATCAAGCTCAAAAGGCGAATGAGGCTTCTGCTATACCTGGCACACAACCCACTGCGGGCGCAGCTGGGGGAGATGGACAGGAATCTGTTAGTCCGGGCGCGGATCAAGCAGGATGGGTTGAACCACCGCCGACCTACTTGGATGAAGCTACCGGAGAGCAGATGGCTCAGTTTGAGTGCAACTCTTGCGGTGGTGAAATCATTGGTTCGGCCGACATGGTCAGCGCTAAATGCCCCTGGTGTAATAACAACTTCGTGTCTACTAGGCAGTTGACTAGCACTCGGGTTCCTGATCGGATGATCCCTTTCGGAATGACTAAAGAGCAGGCTGTGGCAGCCTTTAAGAAACAAGCCTCAAGTCTGAAACTGATTCCTAAGGCTTTTACGAGCGTAAGCGTTGATGATGTTCAGGGTGTTTATATTCCTTATTGGTTATATGACGCCAGTGTTTCCGGGTCGGCTAATTTCACTTGTGAGAACACCCAAACTTGGCAAGATTCGGATTATACCTACACGAAGCACGATGTTTATGAAGTGTTTCGCAGTGCCGAGGTCGCTTTCCTTGATGTTCCGGTCTCTGGGACGACTAAGGTGACGGAAAATCTTACCGAGGCTATTGAGCCTTTTGATTACTCCACTTCGGTGCCTTTTTCTCCGGCCTATCTGACTGGTTTTATGACTAATAAGTACGATGTCAAAGCCGAAGAAGCTAACCCGCGAGCATTAGAGCGGATACGTCAATCTACTAAAAACGTCCTAAGTGATTCAGTTAGCGAATACGACAGTGTGAAAATGACTGGCTCTAGCATCCAACCGACTTTCGGTGACCTCGAATATGTCTTTTTGCCGGTGTGGCTGTTGAACGTCACTTTCCAAAACAAGAACTACAACTACGCTATGAACGGACAAACCGGCAAATTCGTTGGTACCTTCCCGGTATCTATGGTCAAGTATTGGGTCGGGTTATTGAGTATCGCCATCACGATGGCCATAATCTTGGGATTCATTCTGATCCTATTTGTTATGCCATGGTGGTTCAGTTAA